From Ananas comosus cultivar F153 linkage group 8, ASM154086v1, whole genome shotgun sequence, one genomic window encodes:
- the LOC109714572 gene encoding uncharacterized protein LOC109714572 — protein MAGRGVVGPLLFLNLILYSIVVGFASWNLNHFINGHTNYPGVAGNGATFYFLVFAILAGVVGVVSKLAGVNHVRAWRNDSLAAAAASSIIAWAITALALGLAIKEIHMGGHRGWRLRVLEGAIIILGLTQLIYVLLIHAGIFSRRYGPGYRAEPHYGPGGPDPKGSVV, from the exons ATGGCTGGGAGGGGTGTAGTAGGTCCACTGCTGTTTCTCAACCTGATTTTGTACTCCATAGTTGTGGGCTTTGCGAGTTGGAACTTGAATCACTTCATTAATGGGCACACAAATTACCCtg ggGTGGCGGGGAACGGCGCGACCTTCTACTTTCTGGTGTTCGCGATCCTCGCAGGCGTGGTGGGGGTGGTGTCGAAGCTCGCCGGCGTCAACCACGTGCGAGCGTGGAGGAACGACAGCCTCGCCGCGGCCGCTGCTTCTTCCATTATCGCCTGGGCCATCACTGCCCTAGCCCTCGG GTTAGCGATAAAGGAGATACACATGGGAGGGCACAGGGGATGGAGACTAAGGGTGTTGGAGGGAGCCATTATCATACTCGGGCTCACCCAACTCATCTACGTGTTGCTTATCCATGCGGGTATATTTAGCAGGAGATACGGACCGGGTTACCGGGCCGAACCCCATTATGGGCCCGGTGGACCCGACCCGAAAGGGAGTGTTGTTTAA